From the genome of Luteolibacter arcticus, one region includes:
- a CDS encoding LLM class flavin-dependent oxidoreductase: MKRLADTPLSVLDLSPLAEGGTVADSFRNSADLARHVEALGYRRFWLAEHHNIPGIASAATSVLIGHVAAATTTIRVGSGGIMLPNHPPLIIAEQFGTLEALFPGRIDLGLGRAPGTDQTTSRALRRDPSAADDFPDQVQELISLLGPVKAAQRVKAIPGANSNVPVWLLGSSTFSAQLAAFLGLPFAFAAHFAPRLLLQALKIYRENFQPSTAWPEPYAMVGLPVIAADTDEEARHLSTSVQQMILQLIRHAPIPVPPPVVTMDFRWSAAEKAAVDEHLGAAIIGGPETVKAKLEEVLAATGADELMIHSGFYRHEDRKRSYEIVAEVARP, translated from the coding sequence ATGAAACGCCTAGCGGACACTCCCCTCTCAGTGCTCGACCTTTCCCCTCTCGCGGAAGGCGGCACCGTCGCGGACAGCTTCCGCAACAGCGCCGACCTCGCCCGCCACGTCGAAGCGCTCGGCTACCGGCGCTTCTGGCTGGCCGAGCACCACAATATCCCCGGTATCGCCAGTGCCGCCACGTCCGTCCTCATCGGCCACGTCGCGGCGGCGACCACCACCATCCGCGTCGGCTCCGGCGGCATCATGCTGCCGAATCACCCGCCGCTGATCATCGCCGAGCAATTCGGCACCTTGGAAGCCCTCTTCCCCGGCCGCATCGACCTCGGTCTCGGCCGTGCGCCGGGAACCGACCAAACGACCTCTCGCGCCCTGCGCCGCGATCCTTCCGCCGCCGACGATTTCCCGGATCAAGTCCAGGAACTCATCTCGCTGTTAGGCCCCGTAAAGGCCGCCCAACGAGTGAAAGCCATCCCCGGCGCGAACTCAAACGTGCCCGTGTGGCTGCTCGGCTCCAGCACCTTCAGCGCGCAGCTCGCCGCCTTCCTCGGCCTGCCCTTCGCCTTCGCCGCCCACTTCGCGCCGCGGCTGCTGCTCCAGGCGCTCAAGATCTACCGCGAGAATTTCCAACCGTCCACCGCGTGGCCGGAGCCTTACGCGATGGTCGGCCTGCCCGTCATCGCCGCGGACACGGATGAAGAAGCGCGCCATCTCTCGACTTCCGTCCAGCAGATGATCCTCCAGCTCATCCGCCACGCGCCCATCCCGGTCCCTCCACCCGTCGTCACCATGGACTTCCGCTGGAGCGCCGCCGAGAAGGCCGCAGTCGATGAACACCTCGGCGCCGCCATCATCGGCGGGCCGGAAACCGTCAAGGCCAAGCTCGAAGAAGTCCTCGCCGCTACCGGCGCCGACGAACTCATGATTCACTCCGGCTTCTACCGCCACGAGGACCGCAAGCGCAGCTACGAGATCGTCGCCGAAGTAGCGCGCCCATAA
- a CDS encoding alkene reductase has translation MSKLHTPVRIGAWDLPNRIVMAPLTRCRSSEGRVPNAMMAEYYKQRSSAGLILAEATSISPQGVGYPDTPGLWSAAQVEGWKLVTKAVHEAGGRILAQLWHVGRISDPHYLNGDQPVSSSAIAAPGHVSLLRPQKPYDTPRALELTEIPAIIEDYRKAAENALAAGFDGVEIHGANGYLPHQFLNDRINQRTDSFGGSIENRARFMLEAVDAAVSVWGADRVGLHLSPNPDDDSDPAATYGFIAREATARDIAFLFVREPLGADPRISKTIRKSFTGAFIANQELTKAEGEQLLAANEADAISYGRLYIANPDLVERLATDAPFNQPDPSKFYGGGPEGYLDYPTLEEAGQPA, from the coding sequence ATGTCCAAGCTTCACACACCCGTCCGCATCGGCGCATGGGATCTCCCGAACCGTATCGTCATGGCCCCGCTCACGCGTTGCCGCTCCAGCGAAGGCCGAGTGCCGAACGCGATGATGGCCGAGTACTACAAGCAACGTAGTTCCGCCGGCCTGATCCTCGCCGAGGCCACGTCCATCTCACCGCAAGGCGTCGGCTACCCCGACACGCCGGGCCTCTGGTCCGCCGCGCAAGTCGAGGGCTGGAAGCTCGTCACCAAGGCCGTCCACGAAGCCGGCGGGCGCATCCTCGCCCAGCTCTGGCACGTCGGCCGCATTTCCGATCCGCATTATCTGAATGGCGATCAGCCCGTGTCCTCCAGCGCCATCGCCGCGCCGGGGCACGTCAGCCTGCTGCGCCCGCAGAAGCCTTATGATACTCCACGCGCGCTGGAGCTCACGGAGATCCCTGCCATCATCGAGGACTATCGCAAGGCCGCCGAGAACGCGCTCGCCGCCGGCTTCGATGGCGTGGAGATCCACGGTGCGAACGGCTACCTGCCGCACCAGTTTCTCAACGACCGCATCAACCAGCGCACCGACTCCTTCGGTGGCAGCATCGAAAATCGCGCCCGCTTCATGCTGGAAGCCGTGGACGCCGCCGTCTCCGTTTGGGGAGCAGACCGCGTGGGCCTGCACCTCTCGCCCAATCCAGACGACGATTCCGATCCCGCCGCCACCTATGGCTTCATCGCCCGCGAGGCCACGGCCCGCGACATCGCCTTTCTCTTCGTCCGCGAACCGCTCGGCGCCGACCCGCGCATCAGCAAGACCATCCGCAAGTCCTTCACCGGAGCCTTCATCGCAAACCAGGAGCTGACCAAGGCGGAAGGCGAACAACTCCTCGCTGCGAACGAAGCCGACGCCATCTCCTACGGCCGCCTCTACATCGCGAATCCCGATCTCGTCGAACGCCTCGCCACCGACGCCCCGTTCAACCAACCCGATCCCTCAAAATTCTACGGCGGCGGCCCCGAGGGCTACCTCGACTACCCGACGCTAGAGGAAGCCGGGCAGCCCGCCTGA